In Sphaeramia orbicularis chromosome 14, fSphaOr1.1, whole genome shotgun sequence, the following are encoded in one genomic region:
- the bsx gene encoding brain-specific homeobox protein homolog: MSMNYASAAPTQRSTSFFIEDILLHKPKPLREVIPSPFCTSLASRMPILEYGYPLMPTPILAPHPHHPLHKPEHHQYFFTSGMQMPALFQHHAELPGKHCRRRKARTVFSDSQLSGLEKRFEIQRYLSTPERVELATALSLSETQVKTWFQNRRMKHKKQLRKVQDERKTPGDVERSAENSSESELNDKSAEELKHGLEADSYMLEENDEDDDDVDIEDDICSPDHLL, encoded by the exons atgagtatgAATTATGCATCTGCGGCGCCTACGCAAAGGTCCACGTCGTTTTTTATTGAGGACATCTTATTGCACAAACCTAAACCGCTGAGGGAGGTCATCCCGTCGCCGTTCTGCACCTCCCTGGCCTCCCGGATGCCCATCCTGGAGTACGGATACCCGCTGATGCCAACCCCGATCCTGGCTCCGCATCCGCACCATCCTCTACACAAACCGGAGCATCACCAGTACTTCTTCACATCTG GGATGCAGATGCCGGCCTTGTTCCAGCATCACGCGGAGTTACCGGGGAAACACTGCAGACGCAGGAAGGCCCGGACGGTGTTCTCCGACTCGCAGCTGTCGGGCCTGGAGAAGAGGTTCGAAATCCAGCGGTACCTGTCCACGCCGGAGAGAGTGGAGCTGGCCACGGCGCTCAGCCTGTCGGAGACGCAG GTGAAAACGTGGTTCCAGAACCGGCGGATGAAGCATAAGAAGCAGCTGAGAAAAGTGCAGGATGAGCGGAAGACGCCTGGGGATGTGGAACGGTCTGCGGAAAACTCCAGCGAGAGCGAACTGAACGACAAGAGCGCAGAGGAGCTGAAACACGGACTAGAGGCGGACTCGTACATGCTGGAGGAAAACGACGAAGACGACGACGACGTGGACATCGAGGACGACATTTGTTCCCCGGATCATCTACTATAG